From a region of the Streptacidiphilus albus JL83 genome:
- a CDS encoding 2-amino-3,7-dideoxy-D-threo-hept-6-ulosonate synthase codes for MRTIDDRHASGKSIRVRRLVDPRAGTSLLVPLDHSLADGPIASARRLREIVETVAAGGADAVLVHKGRVRFLPLAAFRSVALVVHLNGITRHAPDTNAKVLLAEVEEAVALGADAVSIHINMGSDSEARQLADLARAAEGCDRWGVPLLAMVYPRGPRVTDATRPELVSHAANVAADLGADLVKIPYTGSVRSMAEVVRDCPIPVLTAGGAPLGDDDLLVKLVDDVMATGALGVAMGRNVFESGDVGRTVRRLAAAVHRVPAVVAAA; via the coding sequence ATGAGGACAATTGACGACCGGCACGCCTCGGGCAAGTCGATCCGTGTCCGCCGACTGGTCGACCCCAGGGCCGGCACCTCGCTGCTCGTCCCGCTGGACCACTCGCTGGCCGACGGGCCCATCGCCTCGGCCCGTCGGCTGCGGGAGATCGTGGAGACGGTGGCGGCGGGCGGCGCCGACGCGGTCCTGGTGCACAAGGGACGCGTCCGGTTCCTGCCGCTGGCGGCCTTCCGGAGCGTCGCGCTGGTGGTGCACCTCAACGGCATCACCCGGCATGCGCCGGACACCAACGCCAAGGTGCTGCTGGCGGAGGTGGAGGAGGCGGTGGCGCTGGGCGCCGACGCGGTCAGCATCCACATCAACATGGGATCCGACAGCGAGGCCCGGCAGTTGGCCGACCTCGCCCGCGCCGCCGAGGGCTGCGACCGCTGGGGGGTGCCGCTGCTCGCCATGGTCTACCCGCGCGGCCCCCGGGTGACCGACGCCACCCGGCCCGAACTGGTCTCGCACGCCGCCAATGTGGCGGCCGACCTCGGCGCGGACCTGGTCAAGATCCCCTACACGGGGTCGGTGCGGTCCATGGCGGAGGTGGTCCGGGACTGCCCGATCCCGGTCCTCACCGCCGGCGGCGCACCGCTCGGGGACGACGACCTGCTGGTCAAGCTGGTCGACGACGTCATGGCGACCGGAGCGCTCGGGGTCGCCATGGGCCGCAACGTCTTCGAGTCCGGCGATGTGGGCCGCACCGTCAGGCGCCTGGCCGCGGCCGTGCACCGGGTCCCGGCGGTGGTCGCCGCGGCCTGA